A DNA window from Pristis pectinata isolate sPriPec2 chromosome 29, sPriPec2.1.pri, whole genome shotgun sequence contains the following coding sequences:
- the LOC127584284 gene encoding histone H2B 1/2-like yields the protein MPDDKKAAPKKGAKKAMNKTPVKGGKKRRKLRKESYSIYIYKVMKQVHPDTGISSKAMSIMNSFVNDIFERIAGEASRLAHYNKRSTISSREIQTAVRLLLPGELAKHAVSEGTKAVTKYTSSK from the coding sequence ATGCCGGACGATAAGAAAGCGGCTCCCAAGAAGGGCGCGAAGAAAGCCATGAACAAAACGCCGGTGAAGGGCGGCAAGAAGCGGAGGAAGCTGAGGAAGGAGAGTTACTCCATCTACATCTACAAGGTGATGAAGCAGGTTCACCCCGACACCGGCATCTCCTCCAAGGCCATGAGCATCATGAACTCGTTTGTCAACGATATTTTCGAGCGGATCGCGGGCGAGGCTTCCCGCCTGGCCCATTACAACAAGCGCTCGACCATCAGCTCCCGGGAGATCCAGACGGCCGTGCGCCTGCTGCTGCCCGGGGAGCTGGCCAAGCACGCCGTGTCCGAGGGCACCAAGGCGGTGACCAAGTACACCAGCTCCAAGTGA